The Paenibacillus sp. FSL R7-0204 genome includes a region encoding these proteins:
- a CDS encoding ABC transporter permease, which produces MLRSVAAEWPKLRRSRMGLVLVSLPVVSLMIGCANFVMNREALQGEWYSLWTQVSLFYGEFFLPILIAICCAFVCRLEHVNRNWNMILAAPVSITSLFIAKLVIVGVLIAGAQTLFLLMYWAAGQMLSLTGAFPKDIILWTLRGWVASLSIAALQLGLSIRIRSFATPIGISLCAVFVGLGLYVLKLGLLFPYSLLTIGMGVLTQRGLTAMENLLFFLMNGVYLVVLSVWSIRRLRYNDAG; this is translated from the coding sequence ATGCTTAGAAGTGTTGCTGCCGAATGGCCCAAGCTGCGCCGCTCGCGGATGGGACTGGTGCTGGTCAGTCTGCCTGTGGTCAGCCTGATGATCGGCTGTGCTAATTTTGTGATGAACCGGGAGGCCTTGCAGGGAGAGTGGTATAGTCTATGGACTCAGGTAAGCTTATTTTATGGAGAGTTCTTCCTGCCGATTCTGATTGCCATCTGCTGCGCGTTTGTCTGCCGGCTGGAGCATGTGAACCGGAACTGGAACATGATCCTGGCTGCTCCGGTATCCATAACCAGTCTCTTTATAGCCAAGCTTGTTATTGTGGGCGTGCTGATTGCCGGAGCGCAGACGCTATTCCTTCTAATGTATTGGGCGGCAGGACAGATGCTGTCTTTGACGGGGGCATTTCCAAAGGACATCATCCTGTGGACCCTGCGCGGCTGGGTGGCTTCGCTGAGTATTGCTGCCCTGCAGCTCGGCTTGTCCATCCGTATCCGCAGCTTTGCCACACCCATCGGAATCAGTCTGTGTGCGGTTTTTGTCGGCCTGGGCCTGTATGTGCTGAAGCTGGGGCTGCTGTTCCCATACTCGCTGCTGACCATTGGCATGGGCGTGCTTACCCAGCGCGGACTGACGGCTATGGAGAATCTGCTATTCTTTCTGATGAATGGAGTGTACCTTGTAGTTCTGTCAGTCTGGTCGATCCGCAGGCTGAGGTATAATGATGCGGGTTGA
- a CDS encoding TerD family protein, which produces MTLELIKGQKCSLTKDNPLLGRIIVGMGWNEARAGVEIDFSVFLLTASQKVATEKDLIFYGNPAAPDQSVVILPPAQRVHSGPADNTQIAVELSLIPAEVERIAFALTIYEAESRQQSFSLLSDPYLRIMNAADGTELLQYRLGGGYSVETAIVAGEIYRYQNEWKFSAVGSGYAGGLAALCHSYGIQVKDILPVVQASRTAEPARNSPFVLPELRSRPKPVDSLPPAAPAAPSAPSASPLNPDTIVLKRHGETLRLQQGAGAAGEILINLKWLQTPSSGWFGSRGIDLDLGCLFELKNGLKGTVQALGESFGSLNRPPYISLDGDDRTGSIATGENLRINGHHLSEISRIVIFAFIYEGVTNWSQAGAVITICQQGGPEIKVQLDEHNNDKGMCAIAMLHSQPDGSFSVERLVEYFSGHEELDQRYHWNLRWEPGSK; this is translated from the coding sequence ATGACACTTGAGCTTATCAAGGGGCAAAAATGCAGCTTAACCAAAGACAATCCTCTACTCGGCCGCATCATCGTAGGCATGGGCTGGAATGAGGCAAGGGCTGGGGTCGAGATTGATTTCTCCGTTTTTTTACTTACCGCGTCGCAGAAGGTTGCAACAGAGAAGGATCTTATTTTCTATGGCAATCCTGCGGCCCCGGACCAGTCTGTAGTGATATTGCCGCCCGCGCAACGAGTCCATAGCGGACCCGCTGACAATACACAAATTGCTGTAGAGCTTAGTCTAATTCCTGCGGAGGTTGAGCGGATTGCCTTTGCCCTGACGATCTATGAGGCAGAATCAAGACAGCAGAGCTTCTCGCTGCTCTCCGATCCCTATCTGCGCATTATGAACGCTGCGGATGGAACGGAGCTCCTCCAGTACCGCCTGGGCGGCGGTTATTCCGTGGAGACTGCCATTGTGGCAGGGGAGATCTACAGATATCAGAACGAATGGAAATTCAGCGCGGTCGGCTCCGGTTATGCGGGAGGCTTAGCCGCGCTCTGCCACAGCTACGGAATACAGGTCAAGGACATCCTGCCCGTTGTTCAAGCTTCCAGAACAGCCGAACCTGCCCGCAACTCCCCCTTTGTTCTTCCGGAGCTGCGGTCACGGCCTAAGCCGGTCGATTCATTGCCTCCCGCAGCACCAGCCGCTCCTTCCGCTCCTTCCGCTTCGCCCTTGAACCCGGACACCATCGTACTCAAGCGGCACGGGGAGACCCTCCGCCTCCAGCAGGGAGCAGGAGCCGCAGGAGAGATTCTTATCAATCTTAAATGGCTTCAGACTCCATCCTCCGGGTGGTTCGGAAGCAGAGGAATTGACCTGGATCTGGGCTGCCTGTTCGAGCTGAAGAACGGCCTTAAAGGTACGGTCCAGGCGCTTGGCGAATCGTTCGGCAGCTTGAACCGCCCGCCTTACATCTCGCTGGACGGGGATGACCGCACCGGCTCCATCGCCACTGGCGAGAACCTGCGGATTAACGGCCATCACCTGTCCGAGATCAGCCGGATCGTCATCTTTGCTTTTATCTATGAAGGCGTTACGAACTGGTCACAAGCCGGCGCCGTTATAACCATCTGCCAGCAGGGCGGGCCGGAGATCAAGGTGCAGCTGGACGAGCATAACAACGATAAGGGAATGTGCGCCATTGCCATGCTTCACAGCCAGCCGGATGGTAGCTTCAGCGTGGAACGGCTTGTGGAGTATTTCAGCGGACACGAGGAGCTGGATCAGCGTTACCACTGGAATCTGCGGTGGGAGCCCGGGAGTAAGTAG
- a CDS encoding ABC transporter permease: protein MMKALFLEYYKIRRRKVWAMLTLFLAAELGWAAMSMSISISRSADNATWEALIFSLSSMNGLFLPILSAIVVSRICDMEHKGDTWKMLMTTSVGRQTVYAAKFVCAGSLILYGILAQVVFIAGFGMFHRLAEPLPAGLLLQFTAGTLIASLLIIAMQQWISLAVKNQAFALCLGMLGGFLGTTASLFPAAVRQLIVWSYYLDLSPVTYVYKASSGTYVTGSMPLIQLSAALILTLVLYVAGNTHVSKQSV from the coding sequence GTGATGAAAGCCTTGTTCCTGGAATACTACAAAATCCGGCGGAGAAAAGTGTGGGCGATGCTGACGCTCTTTCTGGCCGCCGAGCTGGGCTGGGCGGCCATGTCCATGAGCATCTCGATCTCGCGGAGTGCGGACAATGCTACCTGGGAAGCGCTGATTTTCAGCCTCTCGTCCATGAACGGGCTGTTCCTGCCGATTCTGTCGGCGATTGTGGTGTCAAGGATTTGCGACATGGAGCATAAAGGGGATACCTGGAAAATGCTGATGACTACTTCTGTCGGACGCCAGACGGTGTATGCCGCCAAATTCGTCTGTGCCGGAAGTCTGATCCTTTACGGCATTCTGGCCCAGGTTGTTTTTATTGCCGGCTTCGGTATGTTCCATAGACTCGCAGAACCGCTTCCGGCAGGCCTGCTGCTGCAGTTCACTGCGGGTACTCTGATTGCCAGTCTGCTGATTATTGCGATGCAGCAATGGATATCGCTGGCGGTGAAGAATCAGGCATTTGCCCTGTGTCTTGGCATGCTGGGCGGGTTCCTGGGGACGACCGCAAGCTTGTTCCCTGCCGCTGTCCGTCAGTTAATCGTCTGGTCTTATTATTTGGATCTCAGTCCGGTGACTTATGTGTATAAGGCTTCATCAGGAACCTATGTTACCGGAAGCATGCCTCTGATTCAGTTAAGTGCAGCTCTGATACTGACACTGGTTCTGTATGTTGCCGGGAATACCCATGTCTCCAAACAATCGGTCTAA
- a CDS encoding sensor histidine kinase, which produces MDSAVRILRKFVGSTLLVSALLLLFNLILLGSLIFKETHQEASPEKVVREISSDLQGSDGKYSLNPKAAALLQQNRAWAMLLDAGGKVTWSEQLPPEIPHAYNMIEVAKFSRYYLLEYPVYMWEHPEGLLVVGYPKYSYEKYQLGYMTDWLRSLPLRVLLLLICNVVLAVALSLFIGTRLIRNIRPLINSIHALAKDKPVNLETAGLFSDLSESINSASATLQTRSSQLKSRDEARSNWIAGISHDIRTPLSMILGYASTLEEQDNLTGEQRQQAAIIRRQGEQLRSLVSDLNLVSMLEYDMQPLQLKPVRLSALARTVVSDFLNNGLEERYTIDLCLTDESLQVMGDEKLLYRAVSNLVQNSIRHNPDGCRIVVSILRSKEDSCFALSVTDNGQGVPAEHLPELVLLPYSGKRTRPVRQGHGLGLPMVARIAEAHKGKLVLENNTGHGLRATLQFPPLA; this is translated from the coding sequence ATGGACAGTGCGGTCCGGATTTTACGCAAATTCGTAGGCTCCACCCTGCTGGTCTCTGCGCTCCTGCTCCTGTTCAATCTGATTCTGCTCGGCTCGCTAATCTTCAAGGAGACCCATCAGGAGGCTTCGCCGGAGAAGGTCGTAAGGGAAATATCCTCAGATCTGCAAGGGTCAGACGGCAAGTACTCCCTTAATCCCAAGGCGGCCGCGCTGCTTCAGCAGAACCGGGCCTGGGCCATGCTGCTGGATGCCGGAGGCAAGGTAACCTGGAGTGAGCAGCTGCCGCCGGAGATTCCGCACGCTTACAACATGATAGAGGTGGCGAAGTTCTCACGCTACTACTTGCTGGAATATCCTGTGTATATGTGGGAGCATCCAGAAGGACTTCTTGTCGTAGGCTATCCTAAATATTCATATGAAAAATATCAGCTCGGATACATGACAGACTGGCTGCGCTCCCTTCCCTTAAGAGTGCTGCTGCTCCTGATCTGCAATGTGGTACTGGCTGTGGCCCTCTCCTTGTTCATCGGCACCCGGCTGATCCGCAATATCCGGCCCCTGATCAACAGCATTCATGCCCTGGCCAAAGACAAGCCGGTTAACCTGGAGACTGCCGGACTCTTCAGTGATTTGTCCGAGAGCATTAATTCGGCTTCCGCTACCCTGCAGACCCGGAGCTCGCAGCTGAAATCACGGGATGAAGCCCGCTCCAACTGGATCGCCGGGATCTCCCATGACATCCGCACCCCGCTCTCGATGATCCTTGGCTACGCGAGCACTCTGGAGGAACAAGACAACCTGACCGGAGAGCAACGCCAGCAGGCTGCCATCATCCGCCGCCAAGGCGAGCAGCTAAGGTCGCTGGTGAGCGACTTAAATCTCGTCTCTATGCTGGAGTATGACATGCAGCCGTTACAGCTTAAGCCGGTCCGCTTATCCGCTCTGGCCCGGACCGTGGTATCCGACTTCCTTAATAACGGCCTGGAGGAGCGGTATACGATTGACCTCTGCCTTACAGATGAGAGCCTGCAGGTGATGGGCGATGAGAAGCTGCTGTACCGTGCGGTAAGTAATCTGGTCCAGAACAGCATCCGGCATAACCCGGATGGGTGCCGGATTGTGGTTAGCATCCTCCGCAGCAAGGAAGACTCCTGTTTCGCCTTGTCTGTAACGGACAATGGTCAGGGTGTTCCGGCGGAGCACTTGCCGGAGCTGGTCCTGCTGCCTTACTCCGGGAAGCGGACCCGCCCCGTCCGGCAGGGCCACGGGCTTGGCCTCCCGATGGTCGCCCGCATTGCCGAAGCCCATAAAGGCAAGCTTGTTCTGGAGAACAACACCGGCCACGGACTGCGGGCCACCCTGCAGTTTCCCCCTTTGGCGTGA
- a CDS encoding Ig-like domain-containing protein has product MFKGKGLKKYFSLLLTVSLVWTGAFPVYAGPGPTDTGPASWTTLDTAPEGITLNAVAVGTGTVMVGNEGEIGALSSSMTWTDRESGVTKNLNDVIHTGTDGEYVAVGANGILLTSTNGVSWTPSDGSFGMNWNGVSYGNDKLVIVGDSGFIMEKDDNDPDWNIVYSDPTANLNAVAYGNGTFVAVGDNGTVVMSEDGSDWTKVTRKTTENLKGISFGGGMFMAVGASGTIIISPESKKGVEQTQDSKVNLNGVAYGNGVFMAAGDGGKVFSTSDMGQNWKPENTGTTATLNGIAFNQNHNRFIAVGVTGVIIESNAVPNILRVLSLTPGNDDTDVAVDANLELMFNQPVTAASGDGFDIKIFKAADLSAPVEIIPADDTSRVTVNPATNTITINPGKNFDPGMKYAVTIDADAFTNGGSGNAAITADEWSFTTVAGPADETAPTVIDYSPEQGAAGVAIDANLTLTFDEPVTKDSGNIEIYKSTDEVNPVEVIQINEVTVLDKVVTIDPYSKLEYGTTYYVIISDGAFKDLAENSNSYAGISDKDTWQFTTEEAPDTVPPVVSSYSPESGTKDVEIGTNLTLTFNEDVQKGEGQIKIYNSVNSVNPAATIPVSSDDVTIDGNIVTINHQGNLVYSATYYVMIDNGTFTDMAGNSYAGITNNTTWRFTTTSRPDTTAPIVSTYSPANGAADVAVGSDLELTFSENVRAGEGSIKIYSPDSDKAVATIAASKAIILNNKATIHLAQHLEYGTSYYVRITGDAFADLSGNFYSGIADSTTWQFSTPAAPDTTAPVLNTYTPANGATGVAIGANLELTFSENVKAGEGNIVIYNSANHAPVATIPAASGNVTIHSNVVTINPTDDLKYGASYYVQIGAAAFTDLAGNGYAGNAESTVWQFTTTDAPDRISPTVITYSPEPWATEVAVNTNLVLSFSENVRAAAGTIEIFRSTDDIHPVVVIPALSDRVTILNNVVTINPADNLEHGTSYFVRVTEGAFTDNAGNSYAGIAGINAWRFVTTSAPDTAAPVVTSYSPAGSATHVPVSAALSLTFNENVLAGKGNIEIVNAENGEVVKSIKADDKTLVSIANSTVSINTNGLLKQGGSYYVLIEPGAFTDESGNSYAGLADSKVWSFSAVPVPVPTSTPEPGSPGPGPAAPAPVPTPTPQTESISANVENGAAQGSMVSSVVITRTKDANGVKSDILTFTLEQAIRAVNELKAAGSNIAKIIVPDKNDEVAGTRLTIPVTSSKQFADNQIMLDLFTVNAEVKVPGSSMAGFGTDIYFNLVPLKTSQQSAEVEALAKAQVQSVSRGATVTLVSRPVTIETNLQSRPVTLVLPLNNTSLTAEQLKALAVFIQHSDGTKELVKGEIVPFGQTGKSGIQFSISKFSTFTVVLAQDPAVQVKAYMTGYADGTFKPGNSITRAEAASIIARTFSQSAVTAGVAYSDVPAGHWAAEAIGQVTRSGIMKGYGGGSFKPNQTITRAEMATILSRLITSAQDHAAGFSDIAGHWAQAAVERMSQAGMITGYEDGTFRPDQTLTRAEAVTIVNRALDIAPLTSAVQKWTDVPASYWAFGSIQAASVDHSAE; this is encoded by the coding sequence TTGTTTAAGGGTAAGGGATTGAAAAAATATTTCTCGTTGCTGCTCACGGTCAGCTTGGTTTGGACCGGGGCCTTTCCGGTATATGCAGGTCCTGGTCCAACAGATACAGGCCCGGCAAGCTGGACTACACTAGATACGGCACCAGAAGGAATTACATTAAATGCTGTAGCTGTAGGCACAGGGACAGTAATGGTGGGCAATGAAGGGGAAATTGGTGCATTAAGCAGTTCCATGACCTGGACAGACCGCGAATCAGGTGTGACCAAGAATTTGAATGATGTTATTCATACGGGTACAGATGGCGAATATGTTGCAGTCGGTGCCAATGGGATCCTCCTAACGTCAACAAATGGCGTGTCCTGGACACCCTCCGATGGATCCTTCGGTATGAACTGGAATGGAGTCAGTTATGGCAATGATAAATTAGTTATTGTTGGAGATTCAGGATTTATCATGGAGAAAGATGACAACGACCCTGATTGGAATATAGTATACTCAGACCCTACTGCGAATCTGAACGCTGTGGCTTACGGCAACGGTACGTTTGTAGCTGTGGGTGATAACGGTACAGTGGTAATGTCCGAAGATGGATCTGATTGGACTAAGGTAACACGCAAAACAACCGAAAATTTAAAGGGCATCAGCTTCGGCGGTGGCATGTTCATGGCTGTCGGGGCGTCGGGAACCATCATTATCTCTCCCGAAAGTAAGAAGGGTGTTGAGCAGACCCAGGATTCTAAAGTGAATCTGAACGGAGTGGCTTACGGGAACGGGGTATTTATGGCCGCAGGAGACGGCGGTAAGGTTTTCTCTACTAGTGATATGGGGCAGAATTGGAAGCCTGAAAATACAGGTACGACAGCAACCCTTAATGGAATCGCATTTAATCAGAACCATAACCGCTTTATCGCTGTGGGTGTAACTGGTGTGATCATTGAGTCCAATGCCGTTCCAAACATTCTGCGGGTGCTCAGTCTGACTCCGGGAAATGATGATACCGATGTAGCAGTAGATGCAAATCTGGAGCTGATGTTTAATCAGCCGGTGACGGCAGCCAGTGGAGACGGCTTTGATATTAAAATTTTCAAGGCTGCGGATCTGTCTGCTCCGGTTGAAATCATCCCGGCGGATGATACCAGCAGAGTAACGGTAAATCCGGCTACCAATACGATAACGATTAATCCGGGCAAAAATTTCGATCCAGGTATGAAATATGCTGTAACCATTGACGCGGATGCTTTCACTAATGGTGGAAGCGGCAATGCAGCGATTACAGCGGATGAGTGGAGCTTCACGACTGTTGCTGGACCAGCAGATGAGACCGCTCCAACCGTTATCGATTATTCCCCTGAGCAGGGGGCGGCGGGAGTGGCTATTGACGCCAATCTGACGCTTACGTTCGATGAGCCAGTAACGAAGGATAGCGGAAACATTGAGATTTACAAAAGTACGGATGAAGTTAATCCGGTAGAAGTCATTCAGATTAACGAGGTTACGGTTCTTGATAAGGTGGTAACGATTGATCCTTATTCAAAACTGGAATATGGTACAACCTACTATGTAATCATTAGTGACGGAGCTTTCAAAGACCTAGCAGAAAACTCTAACTCTTATGCAGGTATTTCGGACAAGGACACCTGGCAGTTCACCACAGAAGAAGCGCCTGATACTGTGCCACCGGTGGTGAGCAGTTATTCTCCTGAGAGTGGAACAAAGGATGTAGAGATCGGCACCAACCTGACTCTTACATTCAATGAGGATGTACAGAAGGGTGAAGGGCAAATTAAGATATACAATAGTGTCAATAGTGTTAACCCGGCCGCGACAATTCCTGTCAGCTCCGATGATGTAACCATTGACGGCAATATAGTAACGATCAATCACCAGGGGAATCTGGTTTACAGTGCGACCTACTATGTGATGATTGATAATGGTACATTTACGGATATGGCAGGCAACAGCTATGCCGGTATCACGAACAATACCACCTGGCGGTTTACAACAACCAGCCGGCCGGATACGACAGCCCCAATCGTAAGCACATACTCGCCTGCGAACGGTGCAGCAGATGTAGCGGTTGGAAGTGATCTGGAGCTTACTTTCAGCGAGAATGTAAGGGCAGGGGAAGGCAGCATTAAGATCTACAGCCCTGACTCCGACAAAGCGGTAGCTACTATTGCTGCCAGCAAAGCAATCATTCTGAACAACAAAGCAACCATCCACCTGGCTCAACATCTGGAGTATGGTACAAGCTACTATGTGAGAATTACAGGAGATGCCTTCGCAGATCTATCCGGCAACTTCTACTCCGGAATTGCGGACAGTACAACCTGGCAGTTCAGCACCCCGGCTGCGCCGGATACAACTGCACCTGTGTTGAACACGTACACACCTGCGAATGGTGCAACAGGTGTAGCTATTGGAGCTAATCTGGAGCTTACCTTCAGTGAGAATGTAAAGGCTGGAGAAGGCAATATCGTCATTTACAATAGTGCGAATCATGCACCGGTAGCGACGATTCCTGCAGCTTCCGGGAATGTAACTATTCACAGCAATGTAGTGACGATTAACCCTACGGATGATCTGAAGTATGGTGCGAGTTACTATGTACAGATTGGAGCCGCGGCATTTACTGATCTCGCAGGCAACGGCTATGCCGGTAATGCGGAGAGTACAGTCTGGCAGTTCACAACCACTGATGCACCGGATCGGATCTCGCCAACGGTGATCACATATTCACCGGAGCCATGGGCCACCGAAGTGGCAGTGAACACGAATCTGGTCCTTAGCTTCAGCGAAAATGTACGGGCAGCAGCGGGTACTATTGAGATTTTCCGCAGCACCGATGATATTCATCCGGTAGTGGTGATCCCTGCCCTTTCGGACAGGGTAACGATCCTGAACAATGTAGTAACCATCAACCCGGCGGATAATCTGGAGCATGGGACAAGCTACTTTGTACGGGTTACAGAGGGAGCATTTACAGATAACGCGGGCAACAGTTATGCCGGCATTGCAGGCATTAACGCCTGGCGGTTTGTGACTACCAGTGCACCAGACACAGCAGCGCCTGTAGTGACCTCTTACAGTCCGGCAGGCAGTGCAACGCATGTACCTGTATCTGCTGCGCTCTCACTGACTTTTAACGAGAATGTGCTTGCTGGAAAAGGTAATATTGAGATTGTAAATGCAGAGAACGGTGAGGTCGTTAAGTCGATTAAAGCGGACGATAAGACGCTAGTTTCGATTGCGAACTCAACCGTCAGTATCAACACGAACGGCCTGCTTAAGCAGGGCGGCAGCTATTATGTGCTGATCGAGCCGGGTGCTTTTACAGATGAATCAGGTAACAGCTATGCAGGACTTGCCGATAGTAAGGTCTGGAGCTTCTCGGCAGTTCCTGTTCCGGTGCCAACCAGTACTCCAGAACCAGGTAGTCCAGGACCAGGACCGGCAGCCCCGGCTCCGGTACCGACACCTACCCCGCAGACTGAAAGCATTAGTGCGAACGTTGAGAACGGCGCCGCTCAAGGCTCCATGGTATCCTCCGTTGTCATTACCCGCACTAAGGATGCAAATGGTGTGAAGAGTGACATTCTTACGTTCACATTGGAGCAAGCGATTCGCGCGGTCAATGAGCTTAAGGCTGCCGGGTCTAATATTGCCAAAATCATCGTGCCTGATAAGAATGATGAGGTGGCTGGAACCAGATTGACCATTCCGGTAACTTCCAGCAAGCAATTTGCTGATAATCAGATTATGCTGGATCTTTTCACAGTGAATGCTGAGGTGAAGGTGCCGGGCAGCTCGATGGCTGGATTCGGTACAGATATTTACTTCAACCTCGTTCCATTGAAGACATCGCAGCAGAGCGCAGAGGTTGAAGCTCTTGCAAAAGCACAGGTGCAGAGTGTATCCCGCGGTGCTACAGTTACGTTGGTAAGCCGTCCTGTAACGATTGAGACCAATCTGCAGAGCCGTCCGGTTACGCTGGTATTACCGCTTAATAACACTTCGTTAACTGCGGAGCAACTGAAGGCACTTGCGGTCTTTATCCAGCACAGCGACGGCACCAAAGAATTGGTCAAGGGCGAGATCGTACCTTTCGGCCAGACCGGAAAGTCAGGCATTCAATTTAGCATCAGCAAATTCAGTACCTTTACCGTTGTACTTGCACAAGATCCTGCGGTACAGGTGAAGGCGTATATGACGGGTTATGCCGACGGCACCTTCAAGCCAGGGAACAGCATTACCCGGGCAGAAGCGGCCAGCATCATTGCCCGCACCTTCAGCCAGTCCGCAGTTACTGCTGGCGTAGCGTATTCCGATGTTCCTGCCGGACACTGGGCGGCAGAAGCAATCGGTCAAGTGACGCGAAGCGGCATCATGAAAGGTTATGGGGGCGGCAGCTTCAAGCCTAACCAGACGATTACAAGAGCTGAAATGGCGACCATCTTGTCCCGCTTGATTACAAGCGCACAAGACCATGCGGCAGGCTTCAGCGATATTGCCGGACACTGGGCTCAGGCAGCCGTTGAGCGGATGTCCCAGGCTGGCATGATCACCGGTTACGAAGACGGCACGTTCCGTCCAGACCAGACGTTAACGCGTGCAGAAGCGGTAACCATCGTTAACCGTGCCCTTGATATCGCTCCGCTGACCAGCGCAGTCCAGAAATGGACAGATGTCCCGGCGAGCTACTGGGCATTCGGCAGCATCCAGGCAGCTTCTGTAGATCATTCTGCAGAATAA
- a CDS encoding response regulator transcription factor yields MKNRKIMIVEDEPKIREMIELFLRKEGYYRIYAAGDYSSALAMCRQEKPDIAILDVMLPDGDGFSLLSAIRTFSDMPVLFLSARGEDEDRLLGLGLGADDYIVKPFLPRELMLRLTAVLKRVYAPSVPERLPVFRSGEQVVDLDSAVVRRDGQELPLTAKEHAILVKLYENRGRIVTSDALCLAVWGDDSYGYENTLMVHIRRIREKIEADPSKPVQLLTVRGLGYKLIVQEAL; encoded by the coding sequence ATGAAGAACCGCAAAATAATGATCGTTGAGGACGAGCCAAAAATACGTGAGATGATCGAGCTCTTTTTACGAAAAGAAGGGTATTACCGCATATATGCGGCTGGAGATTATAGCAGTGCCCTCGCCATGTGCCGCCAGGAAAAGCCGGATATCGCCATTCTTGATGTGATGCTGCCGGACGGGGACGGGTTCTCGCTTCTCTCCGCCATACGCACCTTCTCTGATATGCCGGTCCTCTTCCTGTCGGCGCGCGGTGAAGATGAGGACAGACTGCTGGGACTGGGCCTTGGGGCAGACGATTATATCGTCAAGCCATTCCTGCCAAGGGAGTTAATGCTGCGTCTGACGGCTGTGCTGAAGCGGGTATATGCGCCCTCCGTTCCGGAGCGGCTTCCTGTCTTCAGGTCGGGGGAGCAGGTGGTGGATCTGGACAGCGCTGTGGTACGAAGAGACGGCCAGGAGCTGCCCCTGACGGCTAAGGAGCACGCCATTCTGGTCAAGCTCTATGAGAACCGCGGCCGGATTGTGACCAGCGATGCCCTCTGCCTGGCGGTATGGGGCGACGACAGCTACGGGTATGAGAATACTTTAATGGTACATATCCGGCGTATCCGCGAGAAGATCGAAGCAGACCCTTCGAAGCCGGTGCAATTGCTGACGGTTAGAGGGCTTGGGTATAAGCTCATAGTGCAGGAGGCGCTCTAA
- a CDS encoding ABC transporter ATP-binding protein: MNTHPIIETQQLTKTYGGTPRVDQVNLKVQQGEIFGFLGPNGAGKTTTLKMLLGLVQPTQGTVKLFGQELRNHRLEILNRTGSLIESPSYYGHLTGLENLRVMQRLRSLPAKNIDKVLQIVRLDNHRHKPAGQYSLGMKQRLGLAMALLAFPSLLILDEPTNGLDPAGIGEIRELIKSLPAQYDMTIVVSSHLLSEIEQTATSVGIISDGKLLFQGAMAALQAQNRAAVHFRIDDPARAVRILSEHGYRPRMQEQQLVFSAMPDSEVARVNEILVSGQIAVSRIVESRKSLEDIFLDLTGKERSL, from the coding sequence ATGAACACTCATCCAATTATCGAGACACAGCAATTGACCAAGACCTATGGAGGAACGCCCCGGGTGGATCAGGTAAATCTGAAGGTGCAGCAGGGAGAGATTTTTGGCTTCCTTGGTCCGAATGGAGCAGGGAAGACGACTACGCTCAAGATGCTGCTGGGACTGGTGCAACCCACCCAAGGAACCGTTAAGCTGTTCGGGCAAGAGCTGCGGAACCACCGGCTGGAGATTCTGAACCGGACGGGTTCGCTGATCGAGTCGCCTTCCTATTACGGTCATCTGACAGGGCTTGAGAATCTGCGGGTAATGCAGCGGCTGCGCAGCCTTCCCGCCAAGAATATCGATAAGGTACTGCAGATTGTCCGGCTGGACAATCACCGGCACAAGCCTGCCGGGCAGTATTCACTCGGAATGAAGCAGCGCCTGGGTCTGGCTATGGCCTTGCTGGCTTTCCCGAGCCTGCTCATTCTGGACGAGCCTACGAATGGGCTCGATCCTGCGGGGATCGGAGAGATCCGGGAGCTGATTAAATCCTTGCCTGCCCAGTATGACATGACGATTGTGGTATCCAGCCACCTGTTGTCGGAGATTGAGCAGACTGCTACATCGGTTGGCATCATCAGTGACGGCAAGCTGCTGTTCCAGGGGGCGATGGCTGCGCTTCAGGCGCAGAACCGGGCGGCGGTTCACTTTCGGATCGATGATCCCGCCCGGGCAGTCCGGATATTGTCGGAGCACGGGTATAGGCCCAGAATGCAGGAGCAGCAGCTGGTGTTCAGCGCCATGCCGGACTCTGAGGTGGCCCGGGTCAATGAGATTCTGGTGTCCGGCCAGATTGCTGTGAGCCGGATCGTGGAGTCGAGGAAGAGCCTGGAGGATATCTTCCTGGATCTCACCGGAAAGGAGCGGAGTCTGTGA